The following DNA comes from Corynebacterium lizhenjunii.
TCCCTACGGAGACGGACGCGCCGCTGAGCGCAGCGTGGCTGCCATAGCAGAGCTCTTTGGCCGCGGATCCCGGCTGGAGGACTTCCAGGCTAAAATCTAGGGGAAATCGTCACCCGAATTAGCGAGCGGGATATAATCCGATACACGTCACAAACCCACATTCAATGTAGTCAAATGAGGGAGCTGCGGTGCCGAAGAACCTTGAATACATCCGGATTGGCGAAAGCGCCGACGGACTCTATCTGTCCGATCCGGTACCGACAGACGAGCAAATCTCCCACTATCTCCAATTCCAGCGCGACCCCGTCATCGGCTCGCAGACAGGGTTGTGCAAATTTGAGGAGACTGACGAAGAATGGACTCTCGTCGCGATTCTTCCGATCTCACTCGCAATTGCCAAGGAACCCACTTCTTTAAGCATTGATTGGGAGCAACTGCAGGAATCCGAAGCTCAGGGCAACGCCCTGTGGAAATACTCCGTTGGCTTTCTCCCTACCCTACTGGAAGCTTCTTCTTCCCCCGATCTCGTCACCGCAGTTCTTGACAGTTTGTGGGCTTATACGCAAACGGCGGAATGGGAGGAACGCGCCAAGTGGATGACCTCCCTTGATCATTGTCTTGCAGTAAGGCTAAGAGCCCTGTGCACTCTGTTCATGCAATACAGCCAACAGAGCTTTCCAGTACCCACAAGTCTGTACTCCTTGCTGGTTAATGACGTACACACTTTGGTGAAGGGTGGGAATAGCTACTTCCCCATCAATAATCATGGTGCTATGGCTGCTATAGCACTTATACACTGCTGTGCGGTATTCCCCCGGAGCATGGCCGAACTCAGCAAACTAACTGAGCCTCCAGTCCCAACAGTGGGCGCTGCAAACTTAGAACGGATCATCAACGAGATCTTTGATCACCATGGCATTGCCGCTGAGAATAGTCCAGAATATCAACGATACTGGCTGACCTTACTCAGGCCTCTTCAGGGTTTATTTGAAAGCTTCCCAGCACTAGCCGAAGAGCTTCAGAGATTCTTCGAAGCCCTCGATATCGAGCATCTCCTACACAACATTGAGCAGGCGCTGTTAATGTTCACCGACCTCGAAGGCCGCCTGATCCCCATTGGCGACTCGCGTCCGCGGAAACTAAGCGCTCCTGGACCAGATGAAGCGATCCTCATCTCAGAGGAAATGGGCTTTGCCGTTTACAGAGGCCAGGGAACAGTTTTCACGTTCAATGCGGGTTCCACAAATTATGCGCACAAGCACTGCGATGATACCTCGATTACCCTCTCCCACGGC
Coding sequences within:
- a CDS encoding heparinase II/III domain-containing protein, with translation MPKNLEYIRIGESADGLYLSDPVPTDEQISHYLQFQRDPVIGSQTGLCKFEETDEEWTLVAILPISLAIAKEPTSLSIDWEQLQESEAQGNALWKYSVGFLPTLLEASSSPDLVTAVLDSLWAYTQTAEWEERAKWMTSLDHCLAVRLRALCTLFMQYSQQSFPVPTSLYSLLVNDVHTLVKGGNSYFPINNHGAMAAIALIHCCAVFPRSMAELSKLTEPPVPTVGAANLERIINEIFDHHGIAAENSPEYQRYWLTLLRPLQGLFESFPALAEELQRFFEALDIEHLLHNIEQALLMFTDLEGRLIPIGDSRPRKLSAPGPDEAILISEEMGFAVYRGQGTVFTFNAGSTNYAHKHCDDTSITLSHGGKNIILDSGYYSHDWNDERTIFTKSQSAHSGLFLTGLDDLHPGKLYWPGKERIKAQLKRLHPSEFHVEGVVEIDGVACLRREVKVQSGKRVDIVDSSTGSLDAYGNLLRRLILPAGCSVSISHGLVSIAIDDVTLQIFLSDSTLLEAVTATTAKETSPIRGWISPELNTLSAATCLEIPVALHQPSIMRLVLS